A window of Streptomyces sp. Je 1-332 genomic DNA:
GGATGGACCCGAGAGTGAGTACGAGAAGGCCTCCGCCCGGCGATGTCCTGACTTGGTCGTAGGCACGCTGGGTGAGCCGGGTCGCGTGCGGAAGCCGCAGCAGGGCGGTCGGTTCGCCACCGGTGAGGGGGACGGAAAGAAGAGCTCCAGCCCGGGTGCGGGTAGCGCCTGCGTAGACGAGCATCACGTCCCCCTCCACCCGGATGGGCTGCAGGGCGCCGTCGTCGGGGGAGGGGACTTTGCTGCGCTCCTTGCCCGTGCGCAGGTCAAGTCCGATGAGGGCGCTCCTGGTGCCGACGTCGGAAGAGGTCTGCGGCAGGTAGAGCGTGTTGCCCTCGATCAGCGCGTTGGGACATGACTGATAGGAGGAGTCCGGCATGTCTGCTGAAGTGCAGCCCGGGTCCACCTCATCGCTGAGGGCGAAATGGGATCGAGGTTTTCCCTTGTCGCCGAGGACAGTCACTCGGACCTTGGTGCGCGCCTGCGTGGATACGTTGATGACAAGGGGGTCCAGGCTGTAGACGCCGTACGGGGTCTCACCTTTGGGAAAACTGTGTGTCCAACGGGCCTTGCCGGTGGCGGGGTCGATCTCCTGAACCTGGTAGTCGTATGGTTCGGCGCTTCCGCAGTTCACGAAGGCCACCAGTCTCTGCCCGCCTGCGAAGCCTGATGGACGGCAGCCGTCCTTGAGGTCGAGCATGCCGAACACCTTCTCGCCGTCTTCGATGGCGAAGGCGCTGTTCCCACCGATGCGGGTGGCGGTGACAATGTCTCCGCTGATGACCAGGTCCTGCCTGGTCATGATGTCCATGCCGTGTTCGTTAGGAATCTTGACGGTCCAGCCGCGTGACCCCGTCGTCAGATCAAGTTGCATCAACTGGTTGCAGGTTCGAGTCTCGCGCTCGGAGTCGTAGTAGGCGACGACGATCTTGCCGTCATCGCTCGATGTGTGCGAGGCGCCGCAAATCGCATGGGGAAGTTTCAGGTGCCCCTTCGGCCAGGCTGCGCTGCCCGTGTTCGCGTCGAAGGCGTACACCGTTTTGTACGTCGCTTTGACCAGCACGTCACCCAGCCCCCACATCCCGGGGCTGTCCGCACCTCGGCCGGGGACCGTGGGGCTTTCCGCGTACCACAGAGTTCGTGCCTCGCCTGCCTTACGGCCCTTGTTGTAGTCCCTCTGCGGTGGGGCCGAGGACGTGGCGGGAGCGGACGGTGTCGGGGCTTGCGGGCCCGCTGAGGGACCCCTGGCGTCCCCCTTCTCCGTGCCGCGCGACTGAACGACACCGACCCCCACACCGCAGAGCAGGACGAGCACGAGGGCCGTAAGCAGCAGTTTCCGCCGCGAAGTCGGGGGGCCGTCGCCTCCCGACTTCGGGGGCAGGGGCGCGGGCGCTGGTTCGAACGGGGGCGGAGGCGGCCCAAAACCTTCAGCTTCTGGAGGCCGGCTCACGGAAGAACTCCCTCCAGCAGGCTCTCCCGCGCTCTGCCCTCTACGCCCAGCCGTGCTGCCGGCCATCGTGGTTGGGGCGACGCAGGTCCGCTTTTCACGTACACAGATCTCCTGACGGGGTGCAAGGTCCGATCGGACTCCTGGCCAAACGCGTGGCGAGACGGTGAACGCGAGTGCCGCTGTCTCGCCCGTCACCTTCGGCCAGGTCCCAGTCATCTCAGCGGTCCGTTGTTTTTCTCGCACCCCCCACCTGGGCTGGTAGACAAAACGTCGACGGCCCGCCCCGTTTCCCGTGTGCCGGTCTGGCAACGCAGGATCACCTTGCGGACCGCATCGGCCTCGGGACGTAAACCCATGGACCGATGCCGTACGGAGGGGCATGTGACAGCGTTTCGAGGTGCCCACGGACCGGCCGTGGCGGCACGATTGACGATCCGTGACACGGAGGTCGCATGACCGTCTCGCCGTTCGCCGCCCACAGGAGCCTGACACGCCGCCGCATGCTGGGAGCCGCGCTGGCCGCCGGGGCCGCCGTGCCGCTCACCGCCATCGCAAGCCCCGCGTGGGCGGACCCGGGCATGCCCGCCCCCGCCCCGGAGCGGCTCACGTTGCCCCTGCCCACCGGGCCGCACCCGGTGGGCACGGTCCCACTGCACCTCGTCGACCGGTCACGCCCCGACGACATCGCGGGCCCCGGGCGCTACCGGGAGTTGATGGCCACCGTCTGGTACCCCGCCCGGGACGTCGAGCACTACCCGGTGGCGCCCTGGATGCCGGCCCGTGCTCTTCAGGCGTTCTTCGATGACGCGGGGTACGGTGCTCTTGCCTCCGTGGCACCGCTC
This region includes:
- a CDS encoding PQQ-binding-like beta-propeller repeat protein, whose amino-acid sequence is MLVKATYKTVYAFDANTGSAAWPKGHLKLPHAICGASHTSSDDGKIVVAYYDSERETRTCNQLMQLDLTTGSRGWTVKIPNEHGMDIMTRQDLVISGDIVTATRIGGNSAFAIEDGEKVFGMLDLKDGCRPSGFAGGQRLVAFVNCGSAEPYDYQVQEIDPATGKARWTHSFPKGETPYGVYSLDPLVINVSTQARTKVRVTVLGDKGKPRSHFALSDEVDPGCTSADMPDSSYQSCPNALIEGNTLYLPQTSSDVGTRSALIGLDLRTGKERSKVPSPDDGALQPIRVEGDVMLVYAGATRTRAGALLSVPLTGGEPTALLRLPHATRLTQRAYDQVRTSPGGGLLVLTLGSIPGDEDRDPPPQIMTFGP